In a single window of the Pseudomonas sp. B21-015 genome:
- a CDS encoding type VI secretion system amidase effector protein Tae4, whose amino-acid sequence MAINSDDASFSISIKRPRFSNLWNAYAEVGHKSSIDVYGLVGGPVEAARADKPDAYANACALRISRAFNYGGYKIPKGTIIPNTPIYRLAGADKLPYIMKVVDFLAFLKHKWGEPDHTITQSNLSYINGKKGVIIMEIAGWSDATGHATLWDGGMTGDDSDYHRQDSHTYDNPNVKLKKINFWKLKE is encoded by the coding sequence ATGGCTATCAATTCTGACGACGCCTCATTCAGCATCTCTATTAAAAGACCCCGTTTTAGCAATTTATGGAACGCATACGCAGAAGTAGGACATAAGTCATCCATAGATGTTTATGGCCTTGTCGGAGGCCCCGTCGAAGCGGCAAGGGCAGACAAGCCTGACGCCTATGCAAATGCTTGCGCCTTAAGAATAAGCAGGGCATTTAACTACGGCGGATACAAAATACCCAAAGGCACAATCATACCCAATACCCCTATCTATCGGCTTGCCGGAGCAGACAAACTCCCCTATATCATGAAAGTGGTAGATTTTCTTGCCTTCCTGAAACATAAGTGGGGCGAACCCGACCACACAATAACCCAAAGCAATTTGAGTTATATAAATGGCAAGAAAGGCGTCATCATTATGGAAATCGCCGGATGGAGCGACGCAACAGGGCATGCAACCCTTTGGGATGGGGGCATGACCGGTGACGACAGCGACTACCATCGGCAAGACAGCCATACTTATGACAATCCAAATGTAAAATTAAAAAAGATAAATTTCTGGAAATTGAAGGAATGA
- a CDS encoding RHS repeat protein encodes MDQIVRIEQELDSFPNTLTLYREQLKHWFSRAADTASHAADLPSLMGMERIIRFGNASTVVSSGDDDFLSTVVQCPKGGKLEIESKFESVYDIPVGNIQVDVIAQEGGESTPVTLDNNGKGTFRGEEGKFYRIHVHNEVTPQQVEDLFSSYDGLTKELDSWLRDEWRTFKPKWSQSSSVAVGNGMLAGSWAAIEGVWDGISLLSDILKDPARFAERLGESAAALEKLAKTAPDVMEKAQLLASDEAALCLLVRCASLWLDMLPPSEIAGKTAEAVSMVVVQLLIDILIGIVLTFAGAGAGIAYLTMRLADRAAQLLSAVLRLVKAIFTIINNFVSYVDRYKKVAARGIAAGMKKGRMQLSWSARRNASLKKDEHHDDSPDQAKNPNGDSATCAPSTCKNGCPVSMVTGEELLTLTDGSLDGILPFDFTRLYRTSAAEIDCGLGFGWSHSLAHRLEIDGDQVIWIDHENRRTTFPIPSAERPAIHNSLSRAAIYLGAAPEELILAQAGEDARFYHFHHGRLTAISDAYDNRLRLTRDRQERIQRLDNGAGRALLLRYDRAHLIAVDYQVFVPAQTLAEAWHTEQTLVSYRYDECDQLIEASNAAGESERYDYDDQHVILQRQLAGGASFFWEWERSGKSARCVRHWASFSQMDTRYVWDDEGSVTVQNIDGSEEVYVHDDRARLVRKVELDGGEHLKAYDDQGRLLAEQDPLGAVTEYRYDEVGRLVALIPPEDEPTAYEYRNGFLHARYRGKAVWKYQRNAQGDVTEATDPDGQVTHYHYDPQGRLLSIRYPDTSRHVFVWNALGQLLEETLPDGGQRRFSCDVLGRQITRQDEHGALTQYQWDAIGRLVQTTLPTGATRAFSYNAYGKITAERDELGRITRYEYVDDLHLVSRRINPDGTQLRYRYDNAQLLLTEIENESGETYRLDYTPNGLIRQETGFDGRRTAYVYDLNGHLLEKTEFGDDGSQRVTGYQRDSAGRLLTKTLPDGIQVDYRYDSLGRLTSVDDGHDHPLEFEYDQQDRLITEHQGWGTLRYGYDACGQLNRLRLPDGSKLDYHHAKGGALTAIDLNGTRLTTHQFAFGREQQRQQGQLTSQYHYDEQGRLQAHAINQQSSPLYMRHYGYAVNGNLATIADSRHGQRSYYYDALNRLTRVRHTRDDPPETFAHDPAGNLLMQDRPGAAKVLGNRLLMQGDRHYDYDAFGNLIRERRGTAQKLVTEYRYDCQHRLIGVTTPDGRCSSYRYDAFGRRIAKTVDGKTTEFFWQGDNLVAESSHEHYRSYVYEPGSFRPLAMLDGKGPRKACPFYYQLDHLGTPQELTDYGGEIVWSAKYNAYGKVTHLAFGGGEQLDQPLRFQGQYFDVESGLHYNRHRYYDPEVGRYLTPDPVKLAGGLNQYQYTPNPTGWVDPLGLSGNCPPPNKPGCGAPDDTTGAKVDEGEPALPKLTGDQRRARIDELAEAVAFRRLKEMEDSIDKAHFLQRHGAQTTLQSQLDRVSTGKDPATGEIKFYTEGRRRGQPVIPSAATKFVSHRDQLNAIYRAKLIFRQSGLLNSREPIDFGRKVGEGYKRRGLEYGEQNKAIVILNDDGDAITSYTEFR; translated from the coding sequence ATGGATCAGATTGTGCGCATCGAGCAGGAGCTCGACAGTTTTCCGAACACCCTGACGCTCTACCGCGAACAGCTCAAGCACTGGTTCAGCCGGGCGGCAGATACGGCCAGTCACGCTGCCGATCTGCCTTCGCTGATGGGCATGGAACGGATCATCAGATTCGGCAATGCCAGCACCGTGGTGAGCAGTGGCGACGACGACTTTCTCTCCACAGTCGTGCAGTGCCCGAAAGGCGGAAAGCTCGAGATCGAGAGCAAGTTCGAATCGGTTTATGACATTCCCGTGGGGAATATTCAGGTCGATGTGATTGCGCAGGAGGGCGGGGAGTCGACGCCGGTCACACTCGATAACAACGGCAAGGGAACATTCCGAGGGGAAGAGGGCAAGTTCTACCGCATTCACGTCCACAACGAAGTCACACCACAGCAAGTTGAAGATCTTTTCTCTTCCTACGATGGCCTGACGAAGGAACTCGACAGCTGGCTGCGCGATGAATGGCGGACGTTCAAGCCGAAGTGGTCGCAATCGTCTTCGGTGGCTGTAGGCAATGGAATGCTCGCGGGCAGTTGGGCGGCCATTGAAGGTGTGTGGGACGGCATCAGCCTGCTGTCGGACATTCTCAAGGATCCGGCGAGATTCGCAGAGCGGTTGGGTGAAAGCGCCGCAGCGCTGGAGAAGCTCGCCAAAACCGCACCGGATGTCATGGAAAAAGCCCAGTTGCTAGCCAGTGACGAAGCCGCGCTGTGCCTGCTGGTGCGCTGCGCCAGCCTGTGGTTGGACATGCTGCCACCGAGCGAAATCGCCGGCAAAACCGCCGAAGCGGTGTCGATGGTGGTAGTGCAGCTGTTGATCGACATCCTGATTGGCATCGTCCTGACGTTCGCCGGGGCGGGCGCCGGCATCGCCTATTTGACGATGCGTTTGGCTGATCGAGCCGCGCAGTTACTCAGTGCCGTTCTGCGTCTCGTGAAGGCGATTTTCACGATCATCAATAACTTCGTCAGCTACGTCGACCGCTACAAAAAAGTCGCCGCGCGTGGCATCGCGGCGGGCATGAAAAAAGGCCGGATGCAATTGAGCTGGAGCGCACGTCGCAACGCTTCGCTGAAGAAAGACGAACACCACGACGACTCCCCCGATCAAGCGAAAAACCCCAACGGTGACAGCGCCACTTGCGCGCCGTCGACCTGCAAAAATGGCTGCCCGGTATCGATGGTCACCGGTGAAGAACTGCTGACCCTCACCGATGGTTCGCTGGACGGCATCCTGCCGTTTGACTTCACCCGGCTCTATCGCACCAGCGCCGCCGAGATCGACTGCGGCCTGGGTTTTGGCTGGAGCCATTCGCTCGCCCATCGACTGGAAATCGACGGTGATCAGGTCATCTGGATCGACCACGAAAACCGCCGCACCACTTTCCCTATCCCGTCCGCTGAACGCCCGGCGATCCACAACAGCCTCTCGCGCGCCGCGATTTATCTCGGCGCTGCCCCCGAGGAATTGATCCTCGCCCAGGCTGGCGAAGATGCACGTTTTTATCACTTTCATCACGGTCGGCTGACGGCGATCAGCGACGCGTACGACAACCGCCTGCGCCTCACCCGCGACCGCCAGGAACGCATTCAACGCCTCGATAACGGCGCCGGTCGCGCCTTGCTGTTGCGCTATGACCGCGCTCATCTGATCGCCGTCGACTATCAGGTGTTTGTCCCGGCGCAGACCCTCGCCGAGGCCTGGCACACCGAGCAGACGCTGGTCAGTTACCGCTACGACGAATGCGATCAACTGATCGAGGCGAGCAACGCCGCCGGCGAGAGCGAACGTTACGACTACGACGACCAGCACGTGATCCTGCAGCGGCAGCTGGCCGGTGGGGCGAGTTTCTTCTGGGAGTGGGAACGGTCTGGCAAGTCGGCCAGATGTGTTCGGCACTGGGCGTCGTTTTCGCAGATGGACACCCGGTACGTCTGGGATGACGAGGGCAGCGTCACCGTCCAGAACATCGACGGCAGCGAAGAGGTTTATGTCCATGACGACCGGGCGCGGCTGGTGCGCAAGGTCGAGCTGGACGGTGGCGAACACCTCAAGGCCTATGACGATCAGGGCCGCTTGCTGGCCGAGCAGGATCCGCTCGGGGCCGTCACTGAATACCGCTATGACGAAGTCGGACGGCTGGTCGCGCTGATTCCGCCGGAAGACGAGCCAACGGCCTACGAATACCGCAACGGTTTCCTGCATGCGCGCTATCGCGGTAAAGCGGTGTGGAAGTATCAGCGCAATGCCCAGGGGGATGTCACCGAAGCCACCGATCCCGATGGTCAGGTCACCCATTACCACTACGACCCTCAGGGGCGTTTGCTGTCGATCCGCTACCCGGACACCAGCCGGCATGTGTTCGTCTGGAATGCCTTGGGCCAGTTGCTCGAAGAGACCTTGCCCGACGGTGGGCAGCGGCGCTTTTCCTGCGATGTATTGGGTCGGCAGATTACCCGTCAGGATGAACACGGTGCGCTCACCCAATACCAATGGGATGCCATCGGCCGACTGGTTCAGACGACGCTTCCTACCGGTGCCACTCGCGCCTTCAGCTACAACGCCTACGGCAAGATCACCGCCGAACGCGATGAACTGGGCCGCATCACCCGCTACGAATACGTCGACGACCTGCACCTGGTCAGCCGCCGGATCAACCCCGACGGCACCCAACTCAGGTATCGCTACGACAACGCGCAGCTACTGCTCACGGAGATCGAAAACGAATCTGGCGAAACATATCGCCTGGACTACACACCCAACGGATTGATCCGACAGGAAACCGGCTTCGACGGCCGCCGCACCGCGTACGTCTACGATCTCAATGGCCACCTGCTGGAAAAAACCGAGTTCGGCGATGACGGCTCGCAGCGGGTTACGGGGTATCAACGGGACTCGGCCGGACGGTTGCTGACCAAGACCCTGCCCGACGGCATCCAGGTCGACTATCGCTACGACTCGCTGGGCCGACTGACCAGTGTCGACGACGGCCACGACCATCCGCTGGAATTCGAGTACGACCAACAGGATCGCCTGATCACCGAGCACCAAGGCTGGGGCACCTTGCGTTATGGCTACGACGCCTGCGGCCAACTCAACCGCCTGCGTCTGCCGGACGGCAGCAAGCTCGATTACCACCACGCCAAGGGCGGCGCGCTGACGGCCATTGACCTCAACGGCACACGCCTCACCACCCACCAATTCGCCTTCGGCCGCGAACAGCAGCGTCAACAAGGTCAGCTCACCAGCCAATACCACTACGACGAACAAGGCCGGTTACAAGCCCACGCCATCAACCAGCAATCCAGTCCGCTGTACATGCGCCATTACGGGTATGCGGTCAACGGCAACCTGGCAACCATCGCCGACAGCCGTCATGGCCAGCGCAGCTATTACTACGACGCACTCAACCGCCTGACCCGCGTGCGCCACACCCGCGACGACCCACCGGAAACCTTCGCCCACGACCCGGCCGGCAACCTGCTGATGCAGGACCGCCCCGGCGCCGCGAAGGTGCTCGGTAATCGCCTACTCATGCAGGGCGACCGCCACTACGACTACGACGCCTTCGGCAACCTGATCCGCGAACGCCGCGGCACCGCACAGAAACTCGTCACCGAATACCGCTACGACTGCCAGCACCGGCTTATCGGCGTCACCACCCCGGACGGTCGTTGCTCAAGCTACCGCTACGACGCCTTCGGCCGCCGCATCGCCAAAACCGTTGACGGCAAAACTACCGAGTTCTTCTGGCAGGGCGACAACCTCGTCGCTGAAAGTAGCCACGAGCATTACCGCAGCTACGTCTACGAGCCGGGCAGTTTCCGTCCGCTGGCGATGCTCGACGGCAAAGGCCCGCGCAAGGCTTGCCCGTTCTACTACCAACTCGATCACCTCGGTACGCCGCAGGAACTGACAGATTACGGTGGTGAGATCGTTTGGTCGGCGAAGTACAACGCCTATGGCAAGGTCACGCATCTGGCGTTCGGAGGGGGAGAGCAGCTCGATCAGCCGCTGCGTTTTCAGGGGCAATACTTCGACGTCGAAAGCGGCCTGCACTACAACCGGCATCGGTACTATGATCCGGAGGTTGGTCGGTATCTGACGCCGGATCCGGTCAAGTTGGCGGGTGGGCTGAACCAGTACCAGTACACGCCGAATCCGACGGGGTGGGTGGATCCGTTGGGGTTGAGCGGGAATTGTCCGCCACCGAACAAACCTGGGTGTGGGGCGCCGGATGATACGACTGGCGCTAAGGTTGATGAAGGTGAGCCGGCGCTGCCGAAGCTGACAGGTGATCAGCGGAGGGCGCGGATTGATGAGTTGGCGGAGGCGGTTGCATTTAGACGATTAAAAGAAATGGAAGACTCGATAGATAAAGCTCACTTTTTACAAAGGCATGGAGCTCAAACGACTCTTCAATCTCAACTGGATCGTGTGAGTACAGGTAAGGACCCCGCGACGGGTGAGATTAAGTTTTATACAGAGGGAAGGAGAAGGGGGCAGCCTGTGATACCAAGTGCAGCGACTAAGTTTGTTTCCCATCGGGATCAACTAAATGCCATTTACAGGGCGAAACTAATATTTAGACAAAGTGGTCTTTTGAATTCTAGAGAGCCAATAGATTTTGGGCGTAAAGTTGGCGAGGGCTACAAAAGAAGAGGGCTTGAGTATGGGGAGCAGAACAAGGCTATTGTCATACTAAATGACGATGGTGATGCGATAACGTCTTACACGGAGTTCAGGTGA
- a CDS encoding type VI secretion system amidase immunity protein Tai4 encodes MTRSRAILLLLLFISGRAISAEAYIDKARETLKDYGLANCISSQFKGESEIKSDIGLAIGAYSAMGKGQHLIIQNEDTLEVTHNPYMETEKFMLDAYTNFSSVSKHSDKKMVFYACLEIYNSEELNTFIKSQDQYLPK; translated from the coding sequence ATGACACGCTCACGGGCAATTCTGCTTTTACTTCTATTCATTTCGGGCCGAGCGATATCTGCGGAAGCGTATATCGACAAAGCTCGGGAAACATTGAAAGACTATGGATTAGCCAACTGCATATCCAGCCAATTCAAAGGCGAATCAGAAATAAAATCTGATATAGGCCTCGCCATTGGGGCCTACTCAGCAATGGGAAAAGGCCAGCATCTAATAATACAAAATGAAGACACCCTGGAAGTCACACACAATCCATACATGGAAACCGAAAAATTCATGCTTGACGCCTACACAAACTTTTCATCGGTCAGCAAACACTCAGATAAAAAAATGGTTTTTTACGCTTGCCTTGAGATTTACAACTCTGAAGAGCTGAACACGTTCATAAAATCTCAGGATCAATATTTACCAAAATAA
- a CDS encoding 23S rRNA (adenine(2030)-N(6))-methyltransferase RlmJ: MNYRHAFHAGNHADVFKHLTLTRLIALMSRKEQPFAYLDTHAGIGLYDLQGDQASRTGEYLEGIARLWDQPDLPALTADYMKVLHDMNPDGQLRYYPGSPELARRLTRPQDRLMLNEKHPEDGLLLKDNMAGDRRVKVHLGEGWHVPRAMLPVQEKRAVMLIDPPFEQLDEMQRCAASLKEAIGRMRQTVAAIWYPVKDQRMLRRFYQDLAGTGAPKLLRVELLVHPLDTPNSLNGSGLAIANPPWGLEEELRELLPWLSKKLGQTQGGWQMDWLIAES, translated from the coding sequence ATGAATTATCGTCACGCCTTCCATGCCGGCAATCACGCCGATGTGTTCAAACACCTGACTTTGACCCGCCTCATCGCCCTGATGTCGCGCAAGGAGCAGCCGTTTGCCTATCTCGACACTCACGCCGGTATTGGTCTGTATGACCTTCAGGGCGATCAGGCCAGTCGTACCGGTGAGTACCTGGAAGGGATCGCGCGGTTGTGGGATCAGCCGGATTTGCCGGCGTTGACCGCCGATTACATGAAGGTGCTGCACGACATGAACCCGGATGGCCAGTTGCGCTATTACCCGGGGTCGCCGGAGTTGGCGCGGCGGCTGACGCGGCCGCAGGATCGGCTGATGCTCAACGAGAAGCACCCCGAAGACGGCTTGCTGCTCAAGGACAACATGGCCGGTGATCGTCGGGTGAAGGTTCACCTGGGCGAAGGCTGGCATGTGCCGCGGGCGATGTTGCCGGTGCAGGAGAAGCGGGCGGTGATGTTGATTGATCCGCCGTTCGAGCAGCTCGATGAGATGCAGCGTTGTGCGGCGTCGTTGAAAGAGGCGATTGGCCGGATGCGGCAGACGGTGGCGGCGATCTGGTATCCGGTGAAGGACCAGCGCATGTTGCGTCGTTTTTATCAGGACCTGGCCGGCACGGGCGCGCCGAAGTTGTTGCGGGTGGAGTTGCTGGTGCATCCGCTGGATACGCCCAATAGCCTGAATGGCTCGGGGTTGGCGATTGCCAATCCGCCATGGGGGCTGGAGGAAGAGTTGCGTGAGTTGCTGCCGTGGTTGTCCAAGAAGCTTGGGCAGACTCAGGGTGGGTGGCAGATGGATTGGTTGATTGCCGAGAGTTGA
- a CDS encoding type VI secretion system tip protein VgrG — MFAPANQPRFTLTLDGVQNELKVLEFTGKEAISQPYRFDLELVSERPDLELESLLHRQAFLSFDAQGSGIHGQIFRVGQSDSGQRLTGYQISLVPRLAYLGQRINQRIFQHKSVPTIVAQILKDHSIQRDAFEFRLGSDYPEREYCVQYAESDLAFIQRLCAEVGIHYHFQHSPDGHLLVFGDDQTVFPRLPEPTLYLPGSGMAADAPAIKRFNVRLETRTTAVTRRDYDFRKPRLQLESRHDSEQRPVLEDYHFPGQFTDREHGKHLAQRALERHGADYRQAEGRGDESALVSGHFLHLAEHPRQAWNDLWLITEIEHRGRQPQVLEESATSDSPDDFQGYRNTFLATPWDVSFRPPLGPEKPRMLGYQPAVVTGPTDSEIHCDEYGRVKVQLAWDRDGELNEHSSCWLRVATGWAHDRYGSVMIPRVGMEVLVGFVDADADKPLVMGCLPNAATPVPLDLPADKTRSIFRSQSSPGGGGYNEVRIEDRKGAEEIYLRAQRNWTQHVLNDQQVQVDNARSIVVTGTARHELKADEKRITHGQRQTEVRLDDHLVVAGDRHIRVTSQALNASQQFHVSAGQQVVIDGGASATIQAGGQWINIGPGGIFSSVPIQVGGAPMAAMASAPSLPDVPLKLAAAPVALLSAAQILSLQSDAPFCEECERCKDGVCAA, encoded by the coding sequence ATGTTCGCGCCAGCCAATCAACCGCGTTTCACGTTGACCCTCGACGGCGTCCAGAATGAGCTCAAGGTACTTGAGTTCACGGGCAAGGAAGCCATCAGCCAACCCTACCGCTTTGACCTGGAACTGGTCAGCGAGCGCCCGGATCTGGAGCTCGAAAGCCTGCTGCATCGTCAGGCCTTTCTGAGTTTCGATGCGCAAGGTTCCGGTATTCACGGTCAGATTTTTCGCGTCGGCCAGAGCGATTCCGGCCAGCGTCTGACGGGCTACCAAATCAGTCTCGTGCCGCGTCTGGCGTACCTCGGTCAGCGTATCAATCAGCGGATTTTCCAGCACAAAAGCGTGCCGACTATCGTCGCGCAAATCCTCAAAGACCACAGCATCCAGCGCGATGCCTTCGAGTTCCGGCTCGGCAGCGACTACCCCGAACGCGAGTATTGCGTGCAGTACGCCGAAAGCGATCTGGCGTTCATCCAGCGGTTGTGTGCCGAGGTAGGTATTCACTACCACTTCCAGCACAGCCCCGACGGGCATCTGTTGGTGTTCGGCGATGACCAGACGGTTTTCCCCCGGCTGCCCGAGCCGACGCTGTACCTGCCAGGCAGTGGGATGGCGGCAGATGCGCCAGCGATCAAACGTTTCAACGTGCGGCTGGAAACCCGGACCACAGCGGTCACTCGCCGGGACTACGACTTCCGTAAACCGCGTTTGCAACTCGAAAGCCGCCACGACAGCGAGCAGCGACCGGTGCTCGAGGACTACCACTTCCCCGGCCAATTCACTGATCGCGAACATGGCAAGCATCTGGCGCAACGGGCCTTGGAGCGCCACGGGGCAGATTACCGCCAAGCCGAAGGTCGCGGCGACGAATCTGCGTTGGTCAGTGGGCATTTCCTACACCTCGCCGAACACCCGCGCCAGGCGTGGAATGACCTGTGGTTGATCACCGAAATCGAGCACCGGGGCCGGCAGCCGCAGGTGCTGGAAGAGTCGGCCACCAGCGACAGCCCGGATGATTTCCAGGGCTATCGCAATACCTTTCTGGCGACGCCGTGGGACGTTTCCTTTCGCCCTCCACTGGGGCCGGAAAAGCCGCGCATGCTCGGCTATCAACCCGCCGTGGTCACCGGCCCGACTGACAGCGAAATCCATTGCGACGAGTACGGTCGGGTCAAGGTTCAGCTCGCCTGGGACCGTGACGGTGAGCTCAACGAGCATTCCAGTTGCTGGTTGCGTGTCGCCACTGGCTGGGCGCATGACCGTTACGGCAGCGTGATGATTCCGCGCGTCGGCATGGAAGTGCTGGTGGGGTTCGTCGACGCCGATGCGGACAAACCGCTGGTGATGGGTTGCCTACCCAACGCGGCGACCCCGGTGCCGCTCGATCTGCCGGCGGACAAGACCCGCAGCATTTTCCGCAGCCAAAGTAGTCCCGGCGGCGGCGGTTACAACGAAGTGCGCATCGAGGATCGCAAGGGCGCCGAGGAAATCTACCTGCGCGCCCAGCGAAACTGGACCCAGCACGTACTGAATGATCAACAGGTGCAGGTCGATAACGCTCGCAGCATCGTCGTTACCGGCACCGCCCGCCATGAACTGAAGGCTGACGAAAAACGCATCACCCACGGTCAGCGCCAGACCGAAGTGCGGCTGGACGATCACTTGGTGGTGGCCGGTGACCGGCACATTCGCGTGACCAGTCAGGCCCTCAATGCCAGTCAGCAGTTCCACGTCAGCGCCGGCCAGCAAGTGGTCATCGACGGCGGCGCCAGCGCGACCATTCAGGCGGGCGGGCAGTGGATCAACATCGGCCCCGGCGGGATTTTCAGCAGCGTACCGATCCAGGTCGGTGGCGCACCGATGGCGGCCATGGCTTCGGCGCCGAGCCTGCCGGATGTTCCGTTGAAACTCGCCGCCGCCCCGGTGGCGCTGCTCAGTGCCGCACAAATACTCAGCCTGCAAAGCGACGCGCCGTTCTGCGAAGAATGCGAGCGCTGCAAGGACGGTGTTTGTGCCGCCTGA
- the putP gene encoding sodium/proline symporter PutP, with protein sequence MSVSNPTLITFVIYIAAMVLIGFMAYRSTNNLSDYILGGRSLGSVVTALSAGASDMSGWLLMGLPGAIYMSGLSESWIAIGLIIGAYLNWLFVAGRLRVQTEHNGDALTLPDYFSSRFEDKSGLLRIISAVVILVFFTIYCASGIVAGARLFESTFGMSYETALWAGAAATIAYTFVGGFLAVSWTDTVQATLMIFALLLTPIIVLLATGGIDTTFLAIEAQDPSNFDMLKNTTFIGVISLMGWGLGYFGQPHILARFMAADSVKSIAKARRISMTWMILCLGGTVAVGFFGIAYFSANPALAMPVTENHERVFIELAKILFNPWVAGVLLSAILAAVMSTLSCQLLVCSSALTEDFYKTFLRKTASQVELVWVGRAMVLLVALIAIALAANPENRVLGLVSYAWAGFGAAFGPVVLISVIWKDMTRNGALAGILVGAITVIVWKHFELLGLYEIIPGFIFASLAIYFVSKRGAPTAGMLQRFAAAEKDFRLNQ encoded by the coding sequence ATGAGCGTAAGCAATCCAACCCTGATCACGTTCGTGATCTACATCGCAGCAATGGTGCTGATCGGCTTCATGGCCTATCGCTCCACCAACAACCTTTCTGACTACATTCTGGGCGGTCGTAGCCTGGGCAGCGTCGTGACTGCACTCTCTGCCGGTGCTTCCGATATGAGCGGCTGGTTGTTGATGGGCCTGCCAGGCGCCATCTACATGTCCGGTCTTTCCGAAAGCTGGATCGCCATCGGCCTGATCATCGGTGCTTACCTGAACTGGCTGTTCGTCGCCGGCCGTCTGCGCGTGCAGACCGAGCACAACGGTGATGCACTGACCCTGCCGGATTACTTCTCCAGCCGTTTTGAAGATAAAAGCGGCCTGCTGCGGATCATCTCCGCGGTCGTGATCCTGGTGTTCTTCACCATCTACTGCGCTTCCGGCATCGTGGCCGGTGCCCGTCTGTTCGAAAGCACCTTCGGCATGTCCTACGAGACAGCGCTGTGGGCCGGTGCCGCGGCGACGATTGCCTACACCTTCGTCGGTGGTTTCCTGGCAGTGAGCTGGACTGACACCGTACAAGCCACGCTGATGATCTTCGCCTTGCTGCTGACGCCGATCATCGTGCTGCTGGCCACTGGCGGCATCGACACCACGTTCCTGGCGATCGAAGCACAAGACCCAAGCAACTTCGACATGCTGAAAAACACCACCTTCATCGGCGTGATTTCGCTGATGGGCTGGGGTCTGGGCTACTTTGGCCAGCCGCACATCCTGGCGCGTTTCATGGCGGCGGATTCGGTCAAGTCGATTGCCAAGGCACGTCGCATCTCCATGACCTGGATGATCCTGTGCCTGGGCGGCACCGTCGCTGTAGGTTTCTTCGGTATCGCTTACTTCTCGGCAAACCCTGCCCTGGCGATGCCCGTGACCGAAAACCACGAGCGTGTGTTCATCGAACTGGCGAAAATCCTGTTCAACCCGTGGGTTGCCGGTGTGTTGCTGTCGGCCATTCTGGCGGCGGTAATGAGTACGCTGAGCTGCCAACTGCTGGTGTGCTCGAGCGCCCTGACCGAAGACTTCTACAAAACCTTCCTGCGTAAAACCGCTTCCCAGGTTGAGCTGGTCTGGGTCGGCCGTGCCATGGTGCTGCTGGTTGCCCTGATCGCCATCGCTCTGGCGGCTAACCCGGAAAACCGTGTACTGGGTCTGGTCAGCTACGCCTGGGCTGGTTTCGGTGCCGCGTTCGGTCCAGTTGTCCTGATCTCCGTGATCTGGAAAGACATGACCCGCAACGGCGCACTGGCCGGCATCCTGGTCGGCGCGATCACCGTGATCGTCTGGAAACACTTCGAACTGCTGGGCCTGTACGAAATCATCCCTGGTTTCATCTTCGCCAGCCTGGCGATCTACTTCGTCAGCAAAAGGGGCGCACCGACCGCCGGCATGCTTCAGCGCTTTGCTGCGGCCGAGAAGGATTTCCGCCTGAACCAGTGA
- a CDS encoding DUF4123 domain-containing protein: protein MPPDALSPHAWLERQPLKPAEQLFAIFSSASAAEPFKAWQRSISAQAPSPIWADTAYAEWEAVMPYVGIVAADSEFLEWVAATESRDWGWLAVSAASHQALVEHLRSLTQALLPNGDKVFFRFWDGRYLLPILQSAEVDSVQLLPLIGRCLINGQAHEIGGRALKTSLVFPWWKVPATLLEQLAAQSEVTRINNLLKWLSEDRPDLFEAFSESVLRRKTASFLEAPDLPQAAKQALVDYLMAELS, encoded by the coding sequence GTGCCGCCTGATGCCTTGTCACCTCACGCCTGGCTGGAGCGCCAGCCGCTGAAACCGGCGGAGCAGCTGTTCGCGATTTTCAGCAGCGCCAGTGCTGCTGAACCGTTCAAAGCCTGGCAACGCTCGATCTCAGCTCAAGCGCCGAGCCCGATTTGGGCTGACACCGCGTATGCCGAGTGGGAAGCGGTGATGCCCTATGTCGGAATCGTCGCTGCGGATAGTGAGTTTCTGGAGTGGGTTGCCGCCACTGAGTCTCGTGACTGGGGCTGGTTGGCGGTTTCTGCGGCCAGTCATCAAGCGCTGGTCGAGCACTTGCGCTCTCTCACACAAGCGCTGCTGCCCAATGGCGACAAGGTATTTTTTCGGTTCTGGGATGGGCGCTATCTGCTGCCAATTCTGCAATCCGCCGAGGTCGATTCCGTGCAGCTGCTGCCGCTGATCGGGCGTTGCCTGATCAATGGTCAGGCGCACGAGATCGGTGGTCGCGCGCTGAAAACCTCCCTCGTTTTTCCATGGTGGAAAGTCCCGGCGACGTTGTTGGAACAGCTCGCCGCACAGTCTGAAGTCACCCGAATCAACAACCTGCTGAAGTGGCTGAGCGAAGACCGCCCAGACCTGTTTGAAGCGTTTTCCGAAAGCGTTTTGCGGCGCAAGACCGCGAGTTTTCTTGAAGCGCCGGACCTGCCCCAAGCAGCGAAACAAGCGTTGGTGGATTACCTGATGGCGGAGCTGAGCTGA